One genomic segment of Kiritimatiella glycovorans includes these proteins:
- a CDS encoding thioredoxin family protein yields MTTKKSILFRAVRILVITAVAFAVIVVVQLHRQKAAREVVPSAHVVELAEDANLDDLLTGTPLVLVSYGGEACGHCRALKPNLHRLADALPGTMRVVLVDTDTHRALARESGVEAIPDTRLYVGGKSTDRRLGYQDDNALKEWLRPHIAAAAFIHTDDHHGHGHEHH; encoded by the coding sequence ATGACAACGAAGAAAAGCATCCTGTTCCGCGCCGTCCGCATCCTCGTGATCACGGCGGTCGCCTTCGCGGTGATCGTCGTTGTGCAGTTGCACCGGCAGAAGGCCGCGCGCGAGGTGGTTCCCAGTGCGCACGTCGTGGAGCTGGCCGAAGACGCGAATCTGGACGATCTGCTGACCGGTACGCCCCTTGTATTGGTGAGCTATGGGGGCGAAGCATGTGGCCATTGCCGGGCGTTGAAGCCGAATCTGCATCGCCTGGCCGACGCCTTGCCGGGCACCATGCGTGTTGTGTTGGTCGACACGGACACTCACAGGGCTCTCGCCCGCGAAAGCGGTGTGGAGGCCATACCGGACACGCGCCTCTATGTCGGCGGCAAGTCCACTGATCGACGCTTGGGCTACCAGGACGACAACGCTTTGAAGGAATGGCTGCGGCCTCACATCGCGGCGGCCGCCTTCATCCACACGGACGATCACCATGGACACGGACATGAGCATCATTGA
- a CDS encoding type II secretion system protein: MNTKKRNKKSGFTLIELLIVIGLMGALVALVLPKLTADRRESMMDVSQYNKAGTIRTLYQYEEITGKYPNDMHSGLTNAASGGRMPGMQKSMAFNISNGGGPKPASIQPLTTNMVASLNAAGITSLCYDSGFNSRTLAVGDYVVMSCNPDGEQWLHKHFTPHVGSTGKGKITFEGRALDEWVTDMNGGASDGVIIPCWVTPTIDWQAGSGDNTDWTKGNVELGISMEGQAPVPTEDAEGGNEVNFAYYTAHFLVDDDDTDGIQPAKLIGVMCGKPLNP; the protein is encoded by the coding sequence ATGAATACGAAGAAGCGAAACAAGAAAAGCGGGTTCACGCTCATTGAACTGTTGATCGTGATCGGGTTGATGGGCGCGCTGGTCGCTCTCGTCCTGCCTAAGCTCACGGCCGATCGGCGGGAGTCCATGATGGATGTGAGCCAGTACAACAAGGCGGGCACGATCCGCACGCTGTACCAGTACGAAGAGATCACGGGCAAATATCCCAACGACATGCACAGTGGTCTGACGAATGCGGCCAGCGGCGGACGCATGCCCGGCATGCAGAAGTCCATGGCGTTCAACATCAGCAACGGGGGCGGGCCGAAGCCAGCATCGATTCAGCCGTTGACCACGAACATGGTCGCCTCGCTGAATGCGGCCGGAATTACCAGCCTCTGCTATGACAGCGGCTTCAATTCCCGAACGCTGGCGGTTGGCGACTATGTGGTTATGTCCTGCAATCCCGACGGCGAGCAGTGGCTGCACAAGCACTTCACGCCGCACGTCGGAAGTACCGGCAAGGGCAAGATCACGTTCGAAGGACGTGCGCTGGACGAGTGGGTCACGGACATGAACGGCGGGGCCAGTGACGGGGTCATCATTCCCTGCTGGGTAACGCCCACCATCGACTGGCAGGCCGGCAGCGGTGACAATACCGACTGGACCAAGGGCAACGTCGAACTCGGTATCTCCATGGAGGGCCAGGCGCCCGTGCCGACGGAGGATGCCGAAGGCGGCAATGAGGTCAACTTCGCCTACTACACCGCGCACTTCCTGGTGGACGACGACGATACGGACGGGATCCAGCCCGCGAAACTGATCGGAGTAATGTGCGGAAAGCCGCTGAACCCATAG
- a CDS encoding type II secretion system protein, with amino-acid sequence MMVPRKMKEENRMSTKKTKKGQGGFTLIELLIVIGLMGALVALVLPKLTADREEAMGDVCDYNQAGTVRVLNQYADMFGKYPDGMHNGLDGTGSTASAIKGLPEAQHTNMIGQIDSTRYGLSTNEVASLNAAGIDTVAYGTGYQVTNLAAGVHVARCTTNWLDDTPAQYQFDGVTVADWETATGTPGWDTTNGTVVCLWITPTIDWSGGAGDNLDWTKGAVNYGISLEGQCPIPVSAASGEEVEFAYYMAYFKVYDEAPAVAARLIGTSCPECGVLNP; translated from the coding sequence ATGATGGTGCCGAGAAAGATGAAGGAAGAGAACAGAATGAGTACGAAAAAGACGAAGAAGGGTCAGGGTGGTTTCACCTTGATCGAGCTGTTGATCGTGATCGGGCTGATGGGCGCGCTGGTCGCTCTCGTCCTGCCCAAGCTCACGGCGGATCGGGAAGAAGCCATGGGCGACGTTTGCGACTACAACCAGGCCGGAACGGTCCGCGTGCTGAATCAGTACGCGGACATGTTCGGCAAGTACCCCGACGGCATGCACAACGGGCTGGATGGCACGGGTTCGACGGCGTCAGCTATTAAAGGGCTGCCGGAAGCGCAGCATACCAACATGATCGGTCAGATCGACTCGACCCGCTATGGGCTATCGACGAACGAAGTGGCCTCGCTGAACGCGGCGGGTATCGACACGGTTGCCTATGGTACTGGCTATCAAGTCACAAACTTGGCTGCCGGCGTTCACGTTGCGCGATGCACGACCAACTGGCTGGATGATACGCCGGCGCAGTACCAGTTCGACGGCGTCACTGTCGCGGATTGGGAAACCGCCACCGGTACGCCTGGCTGGGATACGACAAATGGCACAGTGGTGTGCCTCTGGATCACGCCGACGATTGACTGGTCGGGCGGTGCCGGCGACAACCTCGACTGGACCAAGGGTGCGGTCAATTACGGCATCAGCCTCGAAGGCCAGTGCCCGATTCCGGTCTCCGCGGCCAGCGGCGAAGAGGTGGAGTTCGCCTACTACATGGCCTACTTCAAGGTCTACGACGAGGCTCCAGCAGTAGCGGCCCGACTGATCGGCACCTCATGCCCTGAATGCGGCGTGCTGAATCCGTAA
- a CDS encoding metal-dependent transcriptional regulator, which produces MQETNNSVSGSQEDYLEAIFALTRERSVARSKDIAARLNVSRSSVSGALHALQKRGLVEHESYGYVTLTPEGEQVAGCVARRHGAWKAFLTGTLGVEEEEADATACRLEHGVSKQVTDRLLEFVAANDKNGTPMREPGGSGGDA; this is translated from the coding sequence ATGCAGGAAACGAATAACAGCGTGAGCGGCAGTCAGGAGGACTACCTGGAGGCCATCTTCGCCTTGACGCGGGAGCGTTCGGTCGCGCGGTCCAAGGACATCGCGGCCCGGCTGAACGTCAGCCGGTCCTCGGTCTCCGGCGCGCTGCATGCGCTCCAGAAGCGGGGGTTGGTGGAACACGAATCGTATGGCTACGTCACGCTGACGCCCGAAGGCGAGCAGGTCGCTGGGTGCGTGGCGCGGCGGCACGGGGCATGGAAGGCATTCCTCACCGGTACGCTGGGTGTTGAGGAGGAAGAAGCCGATGCCACGGCCTGCCGTCTGGAGCACGGGGTCTCCAAGCAGGTCACGGACCGGCTGCTCGAGTTCGTCGCGGCCAATGACAAGAACGGAACGCCCATGCGCGAGCCTGGTGGATCAGGGGGCGACGCATGA
- a CDS encoding DUF2325 domain-containing protein, with amino-acid sequence MSNDNQHIWSLDCIAICTVLGFALDAKNVGKLCRKFNLSKQGKRVDSSFGFYLLHKACHEQGGLLPKRLTKLLNERYTRIIQIVRATEEGSEDRILAQLEDWIKQTPAGIMWALLTDPRESFQHLGVYLVHQIAYGAFRDSRQRSLESLREAEQAKAAEMAENKARASLAKQKAAADALRERLRQTERESDDLKAACRRHEQRIAELEAQPDREAALLRRIRILEHELEEVRQQPAVMTSAGAPAESDLLDLSDKSGAPTFGEEPPPPCAVPACETELAHCAASGADPCPLDAMHVAVIGGLDRLEPHYRRVVEAMGGQFLFHNGDCQGGCHRLRTAVCQADLVIFITRVNSHSALKVVKGLCKKTGRQFMALRETSPTALEAVLMGAA; translated from the coding sequence ATGAGCAACGACAATCAACACATCTGGTCGCTGGACTGTATTGCCATCTGCACGGTCCTCGGCTTCGCTCTGGATGCAAAGAACGTGGGCAAGCTCTGCCGCAAGTTCAATCTCTCCAAGCAGGGCAAGCGTGTTGATTCGTCTTTCGGCTTCTACCTGCTGCACAAGGCCTGTCACGAGCAAGGCGGCCTGCTGCCGAAGCGCCTGACCAAACTCCTCAACGAACGGTACACGCGGATCATCCAAATCGTCAGGGCTACGGAGGAGGGATCGGAGGATCGGATCCTGGCGCAGCTCGAAGACTGGATCAAGCAGACGCCGGCAGGAATCATGTGGGCGTTGCTCACCGATCCCCGCGAGTCGTTCCAACACCTGGGCGTGTATCTTGTTCACCAGATCGCCTACGGTGCTTTCCGCGATTCCCGTCAACGCTCTCTGGAATCGCTGCGGGAAGCGGAACAGGCGAAAGCCGCGGAGATGGCGGAGAACAAGGCGCGGGCAAGTTTGGCGAAGCAGAAGGCGGCGGCCGACGCGCTCCGGGAGCGACTCCGGCAAACTGAGCGCGAATCGGACGATCTCAAGGCCGCTTGCCGCCGTCACGAGCAGCGCATCGCCGAACTGGAGGCGCAACCGGACCGCGAGGCGGCACTGCTCAGGCGCATCCGCATTCTGGAGCATGAGTTGGAGGAAGTGCGGCAGCAACCTGCGGTCATGACGTCTGCGGGAGCACCGGCCGAGTCCGATCTGTTGGACTTGTCCGACAAGTCCGGCGCGCCCACGTTCGGCGAGGAGCCGCCGCCGCCATGCGCCGTTCCAGCCTGCGAAACCGAACTGGCCCATTGCGCCGCCTCGGGAGCAGATCCCTGTCCGCTCGATGCCATGCACGTTGCGGTAATCGGTGGTCTGGATCGCTTGGAGCCGCATTACCGCCGCGTGGTCGAAGCCATGGGCGGCCAGTTCCTCTTCCATAACGGCGACTGTCAAGGCGGCTGTCACAGGTTGAGGACGGCGGTGTGTCAGGCGGACCTGGTGATCTTCATCACCCGCGTCAACAGCCACTCCGCACTGAAGGTCGTAAAGGGACTGTGCAAGAAGACGGGAAGACAATTCATGGCTCTGCGAGAGACGAGTCCGACGGCGCTGGAAGCGGTGCTGATGGGGGCGGCGTAG
- a CDS encoding DUF2023 family protein yields MKVFLHHIYEYRKGLRNLVLFTGAAEQRQFMEAKLRKCGIDYLVCPVGQTRVNVFFGNAACVDVVRRIGCENLSSLSPEHDFMLGIMLGYDRIKQCDRYLQRARAGGEPPRSTPQEAPFVERMIA; encoded by the coding sequence ATGAAGGTCTTCCTGCACCACATCTACGAATACAGGAAGGGACTGCGCAATCTGGTGCTTTTCACCGGGGCTGCCGAACAACGCCAGTTCATGGAAGCAAAGCTGCGGAAATGCGGCATTGACTACCTCGTCTGCCCGGTCGGACAGACCCGCGTGAACGTGTTCTTCGGCAATGCGGCTTGCGTAGATGTGGTGCGGCGGATCGGTTGCGAAAATCTCTCCAGCCTGAGCCCCGAACATGACTTCATGCTCGGGATCATGCTGGGCTACGACCGCATCAAGCAGTGCGACCGCTATCTCCAGCGGGCGCGCGCCGGCGGCGAACCGCCACGGAGTACGCCCCAGGAAGCCCCATTCGTGGAAAGGATGATCGCATGA
- a CDS encoding flavodoxin, with amino-acid sequence MKKITVFYGSTTGNTGSAAKAIAAALGDGAEARDVSGADANAFSEPDVLVLGTSTWGVGDLQDDWVGALDALKGARLAGKKVAVFGLGDQNGFGDSFVDGMRDLYDAAIAAGGTVVGACATDGYEFSESRAVVDGQFVGLVLDDDNQAGQTDARIAAWVTQLKQELGMS; translated from the coding sequence ATGAAGAAGATCACGGTGTTCTATGGATCCACGACCGGCAACACAGGTAGTGCTGCCAAAGCGATCGCGGCCGCCCTGGGCGATGGAGCAGAGGCGCGCGATGTCAGCGGCGCGGACGCTAACGCGTTCAGCGAGCCGGACGTACTGGTTCTCGGCACGTCAACATGGGGCGTCGGCGATTTGCAGGACGATTGGGTGGGCGCGCTCGACGCGCTCAAGGGCGCGCGCCTCGCCGGCAAGAAGGTTGCCGTCTTCGGCCTCGGCGATCAGAACGGATTCGGCGACAGCTTCGTTGACGGCATGCGCGACCTCTACGACGCGGCCATTGCGGCCGGAGGGACCGTCGTGGGCGCATGCGCCACGGACGGATACGAGTTCAGCGAATCGCGAGCCGTCGTCGACGGCCAGTTCGTCGGGCTGGTCCTCGACGACGACAACCAAGCCGGCCAGACGGACGCGCGGATCGCGGCCTGGGTCACGCAACTCAAGCAGGAACTGGGGATGAGCTGA
- a CDS encoding FeoC-like transcriptional regulator, translating into MLRETKQLLAKHGRLTLRELARHFDMDAGALEKMLETLVDKGQIRLVAGGCAKPCAGCTSACREDMLIYELNGNAEKRGEKDQVEQPGWAGLPGQAGRRPG; encoded by the coding sequence GTGCTGAGGGAAACAAAACAGCTCTTGGCGAAACACGGCAGGTTGACCCTGCGTGAGTTGGCCCGACACTTCGACATGGACGCCGGCGCGCTGGAGAAGATGCTGGAGACGCTGGTGGATAAGGGGCAGATCCGCCTGGTCGCGGGCGGTTGCGCCAAGCCCTGCGCGGGCTGCACCTCGGCCTGCCGTGAAGACATGCTCATCTACGAGCTAAATGGGAATGCGGAAAAACGCGGCGAAAAGGATCAAGTCGAACAACCGGGCTGGGCGGGTTTGCCCGGTCAGGCGGGCCGGCGGCCTGGATAA
- the feoB gene encoding Fe(2+) transporter permease subunit FeoB, with amino-acid sequence MDKLRIAIAGNPNCGKTTLLNALTGSRQHVGNWPGVTVERIDGHYMEGDTRVEVTDLPGIYSFSAYSIDESIARKHILMDTPDVVVNIVDASNLERNLYLTTQLLEMRVPVLVALNMVDIAKKRRIHIETAHLARHLGCPVVPIVASKGTGLPELRAAIVEAARTKQVSAAHVAYDAELEKSLAALEDKVRPVAAQRGVNARWLSIKTFEQDELALGMVKDAGVERMVADETARVEKHTGEDLDIVISDGRYGFIHGLVRDVVRRDSEVRRTVSDAIDRVVLNRVAGIPIFLAVMYLVFVATINLGGPFIDFFDGLCGTIFVDGFGHLLGAMKTPEWLIALLAGGIGGGIQTVATFIPPIFFIFLCLAFLEDSGYMARAAFAMDRLLRAVGLPGKAFIPMLVGFGCNVPAIMATRTLENNRDRILTIMMNPFMSCGARLPVYTLFVAAFFPRHGGTVLFGLYFTGIVLAVLTGLLFKRTILHGETSTFVMELPPYHMPTFRGILFHTWNRLKSFMLRAGRVIIVVVVALSFLNSIGTDGSFGNEDSENSALSAVSKKVGVVFRPMGLTEENWPGAVGLFTGLFAKEAVVGTLDTLYSAMAEQEAAAEAAAAGEEAEAEEAFDFWGGIAAAFAAIPAGFEGFGEGLADPLGVGIDDDLSDTKAVAEEMEIESGTVTAMAKYFDGKAGAIAYLLFILIYAPCVAAIAAIYRETNLNWAAFSVGYLTLLAWVAGTLFYQCATFSQHPGASAGWIAACLTSLAALYAGLRARARTLTVEA; translated from the coding sequence GTGGATAAGCTAAGGATAGCGATCGCCGGCAATCCGAACTGCGGCAAGACGACGTTGTTAAACGCCTTGACCGGCTCGCGGCAGCATGTCGGCAACTGGCCCGGCGTCACCGTCGAACGTATTGATGGCCACTACATGGAAGGCGACACCCGCGTCGAGGTGACGGATTTGCCGGGAATCTACTCGTTTTCCGCTTATTCCATCGACGAGTCCATCGCCCGCAAGCACATCCTGATGGATACGCCCGATGTGGTCGTCAACATCGTTGACGCGTCCAACCTCGAGCGCAACCTCTATCTGACCACGCAGCTCCTGGAGATGCGCGTGCCGGTGCTGGTGGCGCTCAACATGGTGGACATCGCCAAGAAGCGGCGCATCCACATCGAGACCGCGCACCTGGCCCGGCATCTGGGGTGTCCGGTGGTCCCGATCGTGGCCTCGAAGGGCACGGGGCTTCCCGAGCTGCGCGCGGCGATCGTCGAGGCGGCGCGGACGAAACAGGTCTCGGCGGCGCACGTCGCGTATGACGCGGAGCTGGAGAAATCGCTTGCCGCGCTGGAGGACAAGGTGCGGCCGGTAGCCGCGCAACGGGGCGTCAACGCTCGCTGGCTGTCCATCAAGACCTTCGAGCAGGACGAGCTGGCGCTCGGCATGGTGAAAGACGCCGGGGTCGAGCGCATGGTCGCGGACGAGACCGCGCGCGTCGAGAAACACACGGGCGAAGACCTCGATATCGTGATCTCCGACGGCCGCTACGGGTTCATCCATGGCCTGGTGCGCGACGTGGTGCGCCGCGACAGCGAAGTGCGCCGCACGGTGTCCGACGCGATCGACCGCGTGGTGCTCAACCGCGTGGCCGGCATTCCGATCTTCCTGGCGGTCATGTATCTGGTCTTCGTGGCCACGATCAACCTCGGCGGGCCGTTCATTGACTTCTTCGATGGGCTCTGCGGCACGATCTTCGTGGACGGATTCGGACATCTGCTGGGCGCAATGAAGACCCCCGAGTGGTTGATTGCGCTGCTGGCCGGCGGGATCGGCGGGGGCATCCAGACCGTGGCGACGTTCATTCCCCCGATCTTCTTCATCTTTCTGTGCCTCGCTTTCCTGGAGGATTCGGGGTACATGGCGCGCGCGGCCTTCGCCATGGACCGCCTGCTGCGCGCCGTGGGGCTGCCGGGCAAGGCGTTCATCCCGATGCTGGTCGGCTTCGGCTGCAACGTGCCGGCCATCATGGCAACCCGAACACTCGAGAACAACCGCGACCGCATCCTGACGATCATGATGAATCCCTTCATGTCGTGCGGGGCGCGACTGCCCGTCTACACGCTCTTCGTCGCGGCGTTCTTCCCACGTCACGGCGGAACCGTCCTCTTCGGGCTGTATTTCACCGGGATCGTGCTGGCCGTGCTGACCGGGTTGCTCTTCAAGCGGACCATTCTGCACGGCGAAACCTCGACCTTCGTGATGGAATTGCCGCCCTACCACATGCCGACCTTCCGCGGCATCCTGTTCCACACGTGGAACCGGCTGAAGAGCTTCATGCTTCGGGCGGGACGCGTCATCATCGTTGTGGTCGTGGCGCTGAGCTTCCTGAACTCGATCGGGACCGACGGCAGCTTCGGCAACGAGGATTCCGAGAACTCGGCCCTGAGCGCGGTGAGCAAGAAGGTCGGCGTCGTTTTTCGCCCGATGGGGCTGACCGAGGAGAACTGGCCGGGCGCCGTGGGGCTTTTCACCGGGCTCTTCGCCAAGGAGGCGGTCGTGGGAACGCTGGACACGCTCTACTCGGCCATGGCCGAGCAGGAGGCCGCCGCCGAGGCCGCCGCGGCCGGCGAGGAAGCCGAAGCCGAAGAGGCATTCGACTTCTGGGGCGGTATCGCCGCTGCCTTCGCGGCCATCCCGGCCGGGTTCGAGGGTTTCGGCGAAGGTCTGGCCGACCCGCTGGGGGTCGGGATCGACGACGACTTGAGCGATACGAAAGCCGTGGCCGAGGAGATGGAGATCGAGTCGGGCACCGTGACGGCGATGGCGAAGTACTTCGACGGCAAGGCCGGGGCCATCGCCTACCTGTTGTTCATCCTGATCTACGCGCCCTGCGTGGCCGCCATCGCGGCGATCTACCGCGAGACCAATCTCAACTGGGCGGCCTTCTCGGTGGGTTACCTCACGCTGCTGGCGTGGGTTGCCGGAACGTTGTTCTATCAGTGTGCGACCTTCTCGCAACACCCGGGGGCTTCGGCGGGCTGGATTGCCGCATGCCTGACATCACTGGCCGCCCTGTACGCCGGTCTGCGCGCCCGGGCGCGGACCCTGACCGTGGAGGCATAG
- a CDS encoding FeoA family protein, translated as MKIRDMQPGQTGKVTAFTGTDKAYRHKLLRMGLRKGVEFKLVRKAPMGDPVEVEINGSNLTLRKAEADVVDVEVVIGH; from the coding sequence ATGAAGATCAGGGATATGCAGCCCGGGCAGACGGGAAAGGTGACGGCGTTTACGGGCACGGACAAGGCCTACCGGCACAAGCTGCTGCGAATGGGCCTGCGCAAGGGCGTGGAATTCAAACTTGTGCGCAAGGCCCCGATGGGAGATCCCGTCGAGGTGGAGATCAACGGGTCCAACCTGACGCTGCGCAAGGCGGAAGCCGACGTCGTGGACGTCGAAGTGGTCATTGGGCATTAG
- a CDS encoding FeoA family protein — MNSAQDRAGKSFPLAEAEDGARLTVLALRGGAGFQERISSMGLYIGCKADVLIGGDDGRMVLAVGDTRIALGHGMAQKVIVKRRGDER, encoded by the coding sequence ATGAACAGCGCACAAGACCGCGCGGGCAAGAGCTTCCCCCTCGCCGAGGCCGAGGACGGCGCCCGCCTGACCGTATTGGCGTTGCGCGGCGGGGCGGGGTTCCAGGAGAGGATCAGCAGCATGGGGCTGTACATCGGGTGCAAAGCGGACGTGCTCATCGGCGGGGACGATGGCCGCATGGTTCTGGCGGTCGGCGATACGCGTATCGCGCTCGGACATGGCATGGCGCAGAAAGTCATCGTCAAGCGACGGGGTGACGAACGATGA
- a CDS encoding metal-dependent transcriptional regulator, which produces MAAMTEALSISIENYLETIFLLIQEHTVARSKDISERLSVNRSSVTGMLQTLRDRGLVNHERYGYVTLTKEGADIAQRVRRRHEALRDFMVNVLSIDEVAADEAACNMEHGISNQIVDRFVDFAEFVKTCPEAAHVEWVKDFGYRCERHAQNEEPCKRCGSHADAKSE; this is translated from the coding sequence ATGGCCGCCATGACGGAAGCGTTGAGTATTAGCATCGAGAATTACCTGGAGACGATTTTTCTCCTCATCCAGGAGCATACGGTGGCGCGGTCGAAAGACATCTCGGAGCGCCTCAGTGTGAACCGATCCTCCGTGACCGGTATGTTGCAGACGCTACGGGACCGGGGGCTGGTGAACCATGAGCGCTATGGTTATGTGACGCTCACGAAGGAGGGGGCCGACATCGCCCAGCGCGTTCGGAGACGACACGAGGCGCTGCGGGACTTCATGGTGAACGTACTGTCCATCGATGAGGTGGCGGCCGACGAGGCGGCTTGCAACATGGAGCACGGGATATCCAACCAAATCGTGGATCGCTTCGTGGATTTCGCCGAGTTCGTGAAGACCTGCCCCGAGGCGGCGCACGTCGAGTGGGTGAAGGACTTCGGCTACCGCTGCGAGCGTCACGCGCAGAACGAGGAGCCCTGCAAGCGGTGTGGCTCCCATGCGGATGCAAAATCGGAATGA